A region from the Pseudomonas promysalinigenes genome encodes:
- the radA gene encoding DNA repair protein RadA, with amino-acid sequence MAKAKRLYGCTECGATFPKWAGQCADCGAWNTLVETMIESGGAAAPSGRAGWTGQQAQIKTLAEVSVEEIPRFTTSSTELDRVLGGGLVDGSVVLIGGDPGIGKSTILLQTLCNIAVGMPALYVTGEESQQQVAMRSRRLGLPQDQLKVMTETCIETIIATARVEKPRVMVIDSIQTIFTEQLQSAPGGVAQVRESTALLVRYAKQSGTAIFLVGHVTKEGSLAGPRVLEHMVDTVLYFEGESDGRLRLLRAVKNRFGAVNELGVFGMTDRGLKEVSNPSAIFLNRTQEEVPGSVVMATWEGTRPMLVEVQALVDDSHLANPRRVTLGLDQNRLAMLLAVLHRHGGIPTHDQDVFLNVVGGVKVLETASDLALLAAVMSSLRNRPLAHGLLVFGEIGLSGEVRPVPSGQERLKEAAKHGFKRAIVPKGNAPKEPPAGLQVIAVTRLEQALDALFE; translated from the coding sequence ATGGCCAAGGCCAAGCGTTTGTATGGCTGCACCGAGTGCGGCGCGACCTTCCCCAAGTGGGCCGGCCAGTGCGCCGACTGCGGGGCCTGGAACACCCTGGTCGAGACCATGATCGAAAGTGGCGGCGCTGCGGCCCCCAGTGGCCGTGCCGGCTGGACCGGGCAACAAGCCCAGATCAAGACCTTGGCTGAAGTCAGCGTCGAAGAAATTCCGCGCTTCACCACCAGCAGCACCGAACTGGACCGGGTACTGGGCGGCGGCCTGGTCGATGGTTCGGTGGTGCTGATTGGCGGTGACCCGGGCATTGGTAAATCGACCATCTTGCTGCAGACGTTATGCAACATTGCGGTGGGCATGCCGGCGTTGTACGTCACCGGTGAAGAGTCGCAGCAGCAGGTGGCCATGCGCTCACGGCGCTTGGGCTTGCCCCAGGACCAGCTCAAGGTGATGACCGAGACCTGCATCGAAACCATCATCGCCACCGCTCGGGTAGAAAAGCCTAGGGTCATGGTGATCGACTCCATCCAGACCATTTTCACCGAGCAGTTGCAGTCCGCCCCCGGCGGGGTGGCTCAGGTGCGTGAAAGCACGGCGCTGCTGGTGCGTTATGCCAAGCAGAGCGGTACGGCGATCTTCCTCGTTGGCCATGTCACCAAGGAAGGTTCGCTGGCCGGGCCGCGGGTGCTCGAGCATATGGTCGATACCGTGCTGTATTTCGAAGGCGAGTCCGACGGCCGCCTGCGCCTGTTGCGGGCGGTCAAGAACCGCTTCGGCGCAGTCAACGAGCTGGGCGTATTCGGCATGACCGACCGCGGCCTGAAAGAGGTGTCGAACCCTTCGGCGATTTTCCTCAATCGCACCCAGGAAGAGGTACCCGGCAGTGTGGTGATGGCCACTTGGGAAGGGACTCGGCCGATGCTGGTAGAGGTGCAGGCCCTGGTCGATGACAGTCACTTGGCCAACCCTCGGCGGGTCACCCTTGGCCTTGACCAGAACAGGTTGGCCATGTTGCTGGCTGTCTTGCATCGCCACGGGGGTATACCCACCCATGACCAGGACGTGTTTCTCAATGTGGTTGGTGGGGTGAAAGTGCTGGAGACGGCTTCGGACCTGGCGTTGCTCGCGGCGGTGATGTCCAGCCTGCGTAACCGGCCTTTGGCCCACGGCCTGCTGGTATTCGGTGAGATTGGTTTGTCTGGGGAGGTCCGGCCCGTGCCCAGTGGCCAGGAGCGCCTGAAAGAAGCGGCCAAGCACGGCTTCAAACGTGCCATCGTGCCCAAGGGCAATGCGCCCAAGGAGCCGCCTGCAGGTTTGCAGGTAATCGCCGTGACCCGGCTGGAACAGGCCCTGGATGCCTTGTTCGAATAA